Below is a window of Tsuneonella deserti DNA.
AGCGGATCGGCCATATTCACGAAAACGAGCCCCATCTTTCGCGGCTCTTCTGGTTCTCGACATTGCTCGATGCGGCAATCCAGCGGCAGTGGACGCTCAAGCTGGAACAGCTCAAGGCAAGCCGCCGGGTTGCCCACCGGTTCTCGGAAGTCTGGCGAAGGCTCGAAATGGTCGGCCTGGCTCGCTCCAATGGTTTTCGCACTCCGCTGAACCAGACGGACCTCGCAGACATGTGCGGCACCACGTCCATCCACATGAACCGCGCTCTGTCCGAGCTGCGCCGCGAAGACGTGGTCGAGTTCCGCCGCGGCCTCGTGATCGCGCGGGACCGTTCGCGGCTCGAAAGCTTCGGGGATTTCAATCCCGACTATCTCTATGGCGGCGGGCCCCTGGGCGTTCAGCACGAACTCGACGGAACCGACTGAGCGCATCCGGCTTGGCTGTGGCTGAAACGAGCCGCCGGGCGGTTGCAGAGCGTCAGATCGCTCCCGGCAGCATCCGCCGTCCAAGCTCGATAGCGCCGCGGATCCCGGCATCATCTCCCAGAGCAGGCGGAACGATGTACTCCCTAAGTCCGGGGTCAAGCGCCGGGTGCCGGACGTAGCCCGCCAACCGCTCCTCGGTCATCCGGCGGATCGCATCGATCAGCCCCGGCGCCTTGCTTACTCCTCCACCGAAGATCAGCCGCTCCGGCATATGGAGAAGGATCAGCGTCACGGCGAAACTCGCCAGATATCCCGCGATGATCTCGGCCTCCCTCCGCCCCAACCGGTCGAGGCTGGCGCCCCAGCGGGCAATGATCGCGGGGCCGCTGGCGAGGCCTTCGAGGCAATCGCCGTGAAGCCGGCATATTCCCTCGAAGTCGTCGCCAGCCTCCCGCCGTATGGGCACGTGCCCCGCCTCGTAATGGCCGATGCCTCCCATTGATTGGCCTTTGCGCAGGACGCCGGTGCCCACTCCGGTGCCGACGGTCGTGTAGGCAAGCGTGAATGCTCGCCGCCCCGCCCCCGACAGCCACTCACCGAGCGCGGCGGCGTTTACGTCGGTATCGACCGCCAGAGGCACGCCGAAACCGGCGAGGGCCTGCGGATAGGACGCCCCCGGCCAACCTTGCTTGGGCGTGGTCGTGATCGTGCCCCAGTTTGCAGCCGCATGATCGAGCGCGAGCGGTCCGAAGCTGCCGATCCCGAAAGCGCCGATCTTTCCGTGAGTTGCTTCCGCCTCTCGAAAGAAGTCCGCCATAGCCCCAAAAGTGTTGTCCGGCTGCTGGGTCGGAATGCGCCGGTGCGCCAGGATCGCGCCGCTTTCGTCAGCCAGCGCGAGGACGAACTTGGTTCCGCCGGCTTCGACAGCGCCGATCAGGCGTCCAGCGGCGGTGCCGCCGCTCATTCGCCCATCGCCGTGACGACGATTTCGCGCCGGTGGCCACGGGTGCGATGCTCGGCCAGGAAGACGCCTTGCCAGGTGCCGAGCAAGATCCGGTTCGACGAAAAGGGGATCGTCAGCGCGCTGCCGGTGAGCATCGCCTTGATGTGCGCGGGCATGTCGTCGGGCCCTTCCTCGTCGTGCTCGTAGCGGCCTTCCTCAGGTGCGAGCCGGTCGAGCCAGCGAAGCAGGTCCCGCTGCACGGCGATGCTGGCGTTCTCGCTGATCAGCAGCCCTGCGCTGGTGTGCCGGCAGAACAGCGTCAGCACGCCCTTGAGCAAGCGCGACCGGGCAAGCCAGACCGATAGCTCGCTGGTGATGTCCGTCAGCCCCCGGCCGGCGGTTTCGAACCGCAATATGTCTTGCGCGACGCTCACGTTTCGCCGGCGGCCGCCAGCGTGCGGCGCGCGGCCTTGAGGTGGGGGATGTCGAACATCTTGCCGTCGATCCCGACGGTCCCGGCGTCCGGCTGCGCGGCGAAGGCCGCCACCACGCGGCGTGCAAAGGAGACTTCCTCGTCACTCGGGGTAAAACCCTCGTTGATCGGCCCGACTTGCGCCGGGTGAATGGCCAGTCGTCCGGAAAAGCCCTCGCCGCGCGCCTGGCGGCTGCTGGCGAGAAGTCCCTGCTCGTCGCGGAAATCGGCATGGAGGGTCTCGATCGCGGGAACCCCGGCCGCGTGCGCGGCCATCAAGGTGAGCGAGCGCACGAGGCGATATGTGAACAGCCACTCACCGTCCGGCCCACGATTGCCGGTCGCGCCGAGGGCCGCCGCCAGGTCTTCCGCGCCCCACGTCAGGCCGCGCAGCCTCGCAAGCCCGGCCGAAGCATACTCGCCGAGTCGGAACGGAGCGATCGCGGTTTCAGTCGCGACCGGGATGATGCCGATGGAGCCGGGCCTGACGCCATGAGCCAACTCCATGTGATCGAGCAGGCTGGATACTCTGGCCACGTCCTCCGGCCCATTGGGCTTGGGCTGCATGATGCCGTGCGGCTGGGCGGGGACCATCGCCGCAATATCGGCTTCGGCCAGGCCGCTCTCGAGCGGATTGATGCGCACCCACAGCTCGGGAGCGTCCGGAGCATTCCTGTCGAAGGTGCTCACGAAGTCGGCGACACGCTTGCGCGCCGCCAGCTTGTTGGCTGGTGCGACCGCGTCCTCCAGGTCGAGGATTACCGCGTCCGCGCCGCAGCCTGCCACCTTGGACAGCTTCTTGTCGCTGTCGCCGGGAATGAACAGCAGGGAACGCAAGGTGCGGCTCATGAGGGCTTCTTTCGCTGAAGCCCGCTGCGCTTGCATGTCGCGACCAGCTTGCCGTCCTGGTTGTAGGCGCGGTGCGAGAAAGTGACGATGCCCGCCTCGGGCCGCGACTTGCTTTCCCGCAATTCGAGCACTTCTGTCTCGATGCGCAGGGTATCGCCGATGAACACGGGCGCGGGAAAGCGCACTTCGTCCCAGCCGAGATTGGCCACAGCCGTGCCCAACGTGGTGTCGCCCACCGATACGCCGACCATCAGCGAAAGGGTGAAGCAGGAGTTTACCAGCACCCGGCCGTAATCGCTGTTCTTCATGTATTCGGCATCGAGATGCAGCGCGGCCGGATTGTGGCTCAGCGTCGTGAACAGCAGGTTGTCGGTTTCGGTCACCGTGCGGCGGATCGGGTGATCGAAAGTCTGTCCAACAGTGAGTTCGTCGAACCACAGGCCCGGCATCGGCATCTCCCTTTTGTCAGCCGACTAGCGCGGAGCAGCCCGGAATGACAGAGGAAGCCGAAACCAGTCCGCCACCCCATCCGTTCGAGATTCTGCCATGCCCATAGCCATTTCCGCCAGCTTCGATTTCCAACTCGACAGTCCGACCGACATCATCCTCCAGTTCGAAGCTGCGGCCATTCCCGAGCAGACAATCCTGTCCTGCAATACGAACGTCACGGCGGAGGATTGCGCGCGGGTTCCGGCCCATGATGCCATCGGCGAACGCGTGCTGTTCGAGGCGGAAGGGCGCGTGGATGTCTCCTACGAGGCGCTCGTCCAAGTGAACCGGATGGTGCCGGACCTGTCTGCGCTGGACCAGCTGCCGCCTCACGACCTGCCGGGCGAGACACTCGATTACCTGCTGGACTCGCGGTACTGTCCCGCGGACCGTTTCCAGCCGTTCGTGGAGGATGAGTTCGGCGGCACTTCGGGGGGCCAGCGCGTACTCGCCATCCATGACTGGATCGGCCGGCATTTCTCCTATGAGCCGGGCAGCAGCACCTCGACCACCACCGCACTCGACAGCTTCGTCGAGCGGCGGGGGATTTGCCGCGACTATGCCCACGTGCTGATCACGCTGGCGCGCGCCTCCACCATCCCCGCGCGCTATGTCTCCTGCTTCGCGCCTGGAGTTAACCCGCCGGATTTTCACGCAGTCGCCGAAGTCTTCCTGGCCGACCAGCAAACCCCTGGCGGAGGAGCCTGGTACATTGTCGACGCGACCGGAATGGCAGACCCGCGCGAGACGGTGAAGATCGGAGTTGGCCGCGACGCTGCCGACGTCAGTTTCCTGACCAGCTTCGGGCAGGCGCATTTCGGCGGCAAGCAGGTGACCGTCACGCGCCAGGCAGGTTAATCTTTCGCAGCGCGCCGTCCCGGCGGGGGACGCACGGCCAGTGCGGGTGGAACGCGGCGGGAGGGTGCCGCATA
It encodes the following:
- a CDS encoding MaoC family dehydratase translates to MPGLWFDELTVGQTFDHPIRRTVTETDNLLFTTLSHNPAALHLDAEYMKNSDYGRVLVNSCFTLSLMVGVSVGDTTLGTAVANLGWDEVRFPAPVFIGDTLRIETEVLELRESKSRPEAGIVTFSHRAYNQDGKLVATCKRSGLQRKKPS
- a CDS encoding transglutaminase-like domain-containing protein produces the protein MPIAISASFDFQLDSPTDIILQFEAAAIPEQTILSCNTNVTAEDCARVPAHDAIGERVLFEAEGRVDVSYEALVQVNRMVPDLSALDQLPPHDLPGETLDYLLDSRYCPADRFQPFVEDEFGGTSGGQRVLAIHDWIGRHFSYEPGSSTSTTTALDSFVERRGICRDYAHVLITLARASTIPARYVSCFAPGVNPPDFHAVAEVFLADQQTPGGGAWYIVDATGMADPRETVKIGVGRDAADVSFLTSFGQAHFGGKQVTVTRQAG
- a CDS encoding Crp/Fnr family transcriptional regulator, whose amino-acid sequence is MGRTRHAMREREKELLESSITEVAEYDRSHLVLVRGELAERSTLLIEGYMLRTIEEHGRRYIVGFHVPGDFVDLHAYALKRLDHDIVTLGPAKVGIVPHERIGHIHENEPHLSRLFWFSTLLDAAIQRQWTLKLEQLKASRRVAHRFSEVWRRLEMVGLARSNGFRTPLNQTDLADMCGTTSIHMNRALSELRREDVVEFRRGLVIARDRSRLESFGDFNPDYLYGGGPLGVQHELDGTD
- a CDS encoding secondary thiamine-phosphate synthase enzyme YjbQ, whose protein sequence is MSVAQDILRFETAGRGLTDITSELSVWLARSRLLKGVLTLFCRHTSAGLLISENASIAVQRDLLRWLDRLAPEEGRYEHDEEGPDDMPAHIKAMLTGSALTIPFSSNRILLGTWQGVFLAEHRTRGHRREIVVTAMGE
- a CDS encoding HpcH/HpaI aldolase/citrate lyase family protein, with amino-acid sequence MSRTLRSLLFIPGDSDKKLSKVAGCGADAVILDLEDAVAPANKLAARKRVADFVSTFDRNAPDAPELWVRINPLESGLAEADIAAMVPAQPHGIMQPKPNGPEDVARVSSLLDHMELAHGVRPGSIGIIPVATETAIAPFRLGEYASAGLARLRGLTWGAEDLAAALGATGNRGPDGEWLFTYRLVRSLTLMAAHAAGVPAIETLHADFRDEQGLLASSRQARGEGFSGRLAIHPAQVGPINEGFTPSDEEVSFARRVVAAFAAQPDAGTVGIDGKMFDIPHLKAARRTLAAAGET
- a CDS encoding ROK family protein, whose translation is MSGGTAAGRLIGAVEAGGTKFVLALADESGAILAHRRIPTQQPDNTFGAMADFFREAEATHGKIGAFGIGSFGPLALDHAAANWGTITTTPKQGWPGASYPQALAGFGVPLAVDTDVNAAALGEWLSGAGRRAFTLAYTTVGTGVGTGVLRKGQSMGGIGHYEAGHVPIRREAGDDFEGICRLHGDCLEGLASGPAIIARWGASLDRLGRREAEIIAGYLASFAVTLILLHMPERLIFGGGVSKAPGLIDAIRRMTEERLAGYVRHPALDPGLREYIVPPALGDDAGIRGAIELGRRMLPGAI